In a genomic window of Branchiostoma floridae strain S238N-H82 chromosome 19, Bfl_VNyyK, whole genome shotgun sequence:
- the LOC118406488 gene encoding melatonin receptor type 1C-like, which translates to MTISPVLQYVVVVIMIIFIAQSIIGNLMVILALTLCPSLRKRENAPLASLSVSDILFTALHPPMWVNVLLNPEFRLPWGLCVLQSYTAPVLWGVSLCHMGCIAVYRYFRVIHFHRFPAMTSTKAVCAEVALAWLVPVLAFIAPHVHPVDNVSYSQKLKRCAAVRMINTQVKTTLAVGFDL; encoded by the exons TTTTTATTGCTCAGAGTATCATCGGGAATCTGATGGTCATTCTGGCGCTAACGCTGTGTCCGAGTCTACGGAAACGCGAGAACGCCCCCTTGGCGAGCCTCAGTGTCTCGGACATCCTCTTCACCGCCCTCCACCCTCCAATGTGGGTCAACGTGCTGTTAAACCCCGAGTTCCGCCTACCCTGGGGCCTGTGTGTCCTCCAGTCGTACACCGCTCCGGTACTGTGGGGCGTGTCGCTGTGCCACATGGGATGTATCGCCGTGTACAGGTATTTCCGGGTTATCCACTTCCACCGCTTTCCCGCCATGACATCCACCAAGGCAGTGTGTGCTGAGGTTGCCCTGGCTTGGTTGGTTCCCGTGTTAGCGTTCATCGCGCCACATGTACATCCTGTGGACAACGTTTCCTACAGCCAAAAGCTGAAGCGGTGCGCGGCTGTACGGATGATCAACACCCAGGTGAAGACCACTTTGGCAGTGGGG TTTGACTTGTAG